Proteins encoded in a region of the Bactrocera tryoni isolate S06 chromosome 4, CSIRO_BtryS06_freeze2, whole genome shotgun sequence genome:
- the LOC120773935 gene encoding serine-rich adhesin for platelets isoform X4 codes for MDAVVLHSDIARLVLGYLKRQKLESTSRLFCKTSPHLKHEFTVYRSGFTPHSFCPDLEDIICEYVNIKHIVDRFVSSLTSSQRFELFELKLPEKVKLLLERSLATNSKTQQSENSTHNKNVTKNNSNASSNINSDKENTANKHPKQKRKRDAVAYSSDERLSPFFLSSKNIKRRRILEPFCFISTKQQNLQRQRQTAQTPSTSGDQTEQTDDENEEDTLDEDSNEPENEEENGLHHNETDLSLLEKPTKESTPHSKSANGKFSTPSVPELSQAILDNPQFQMKLVDNINQALNNSKCGETRAEVSNPTASTSKMSVNENNLSEEQQIITSNEMLDQMVKDILKATEQDPAFDAIVENVVGASIQPTNASAGVQCNINAAETAPQQQLISMPAEFDHQQQQQQQQFTFVQQHQQAQLTLPTLSTISQQPTDSSTAPRTPLIIRTAISASNTSLNSGAGDAQILSTLTANNSFGSLIDPNFSISKLIVLNSNDSAQKEAPGGEQIIGNITADNLINHLTNVGDATGDEQQVFIDNATGQFVLLADEGILANFPFLLNGEGIIQQIQPGQQPQNTVIVSSAQKVNAAEENEIEGKIVPCTACKKPQDATVPTSLQSRTTADSETPSGSGIVNMKAFKSLSTPRKRTSHVRTLSFSPKTTAGSQAAQKSSLRPNPIAEECEELANSAHIPERPIIKNVEILPALGGPIDASANESSNSCSVPPLFVTEESSNQTVIKTELSLRETGVVEKTDKIDNKIKSAVSGLNADTPKRKQVRKTAVRACKRQLSKSSDESETKPAPTTEVEQNEESEKSASLSEPPAGEQRVENVKDDKMMEEWLRLRNASNRDLDSRLRQINAEQHAVLPKSVRRDKNTSVKRRSLRRKRQTISKRMRKKARQEAHTKALLAESEADASIVEDEPKEVVKPDIRIVEKSKRGKCTIESRRVSKDRNSKEFNIKIPTPQKDKRETLTKTKSESVESASTDKTATNDDAVDGTAYAEPATQTADNTSVHVSEEHKEQERDRRTANIACLLDTPFKAPTLMDAIPPTPGKPVPSLDTPAAKLRTVDGDMQLSTSYLFGSLTKSELDTPQLSAITPGLRFTPFGSSRDVTPRSGTAPTDYSSGGSYYKPDESEDLDRNFEKLLRDSAQKQRQEEEERAKLLEQHLNAEEVKSALFEEPRQTVVDEREQAEAEAEKICVEIPAEKLRVEPIVLKRVKSFGAEGTESTEATSNIDPHYTLVSDLPEICAEGESSDSSSTASTSTSSSSSNSSTSSSSSSTNSSSTTDEEESATHEKETPTKNANLSLSLDNLSTISSTEDEEWQKLAVTEEENSQLVSNDGEVRYPVRSWLTPSKVDPQAAVETHEQAPATTIKVTVPLKSAEKKNRLEDDLQQKRERMMEKLKQDANQRRVKQPIATTTPSVSKSAALIASRKLVAMREKAKILPAKATMLPTNLEVSQVKLAVEVQEKRTMEVLTALQLSAKKQAPQFSSDSDAGKARKPITVPPMASLDDNATTTLFTQAPTAAVYELTEKTERLPLKTLISKVKAKQRQCEQIEALPALKRSRTTRVGRKKIVRKPLGFKGTNAPETVFEPDQLEEVKTPHKAMTKSVAEQEGSGGKDAVVSPVPRIRIKTPTGLTADRPSALRVSPRLLGNKKGRLKDGNADEKEDGKEDTSEEAVVSGKSKKPLNAAKSKAATTAKRLLATVTKKSPVRTRMTKSKRTAPTEVLQAKIILEEQKQDEDKVRDEQPSEKQKSAGEEILPVEHAKSDKSDSSEKVEKTKSEKKKYTEKKEKESKQLDKPTKASKKDKEAEKIKQTDRPTSAETKSGKHPVTDTTVTAQKRKSKDNIETVDDKEDMTKQKTEATSSSKIIDDASITNENTKTQDATKEIQTRKDTRCEGHESNVDPLDENIQDQAIEKKKLTKENEAAEIAPKPEALPTSTTNMETETADTAETSEEDPLEHCELTSVTDEDPVRFISVTYDGPDGAPANPLPRRDFTNFKMVVAFDEEEKHIWRISNEMVLFSASPASQQIRNIPKKRKVRINTCGSSDNDNITTVGVVHSTTTTSRQATNATVKSSEERNQRENSSNEAKPVATSTPISAPATSSTEEPRRRTTRITRNAVAGTEVASGSASAPPAEVAATSSAGPTDVLEIDDIESLLSRLHGKEN; via the exons atggATGCCGTTGTTTTGCATTCGGACATTGCGCGTCTTGTGCTAG GCTATTTAAAAAGACAAAAGTTGGAAAGTACATCGCGGCTATTTTGTAAGACATCACCACATCTCAAGCATGAATTTACAGTATATCGGAGCGGTTTTACGCCACACAGCTTTTGTCCGGATTTGGAGGATattatatgtgaatatgtaaatatcaaACATATTG TCGATCGTTTTGTGTCTTCATTGACGAGTAGTCAACGTTTTGAACTTTTCGAACTCAAGCTTCCGGAGAAAGTCAAGTTATTGTTGGAGCGTAGTTTGGCTACAAATTCGAAAACACAGCAATCCGAAAATTCCAcgcataataaaaatgttacaaaaaacaattcaaatgCCAGCAGTAACATAAATTCAGATAAAGAGAACACAGCGAACAAACATcctaaacaaaaaagaaaacg TGATGCAGTAGCATACTCTTCTGATGAGCGCCTAAGTCCTTTCTTCTTAAGCAGCAAAAACATAAAACGGCGACGCATTTTAGAACCGTTTTGCTTCATAAGCacgaaacaacaaaatttacaacgTCAACGCCAAACTGCACAAACACCTTCAACAAGCGGCGATCAAACAGAGCAGACAGATGATGAAAATGAAGAGGACACTCTCGACGAAGATAGTAATGAACCggaaaatgaagaagaaaatgGGCTGCATCATAATGAAACGGACTTGTCACTACTGGAAAAACCGACAAAAGAATCAACGCCGCACAGTAAATCGGctaatggaaaattttcaacacCATCTGTGCCG GAACTATCGCAAGCAATATTGGACAATCCacaatttcaaatgaaattagtAGATAATATTAATCAAGCGCTCAATAACTCGAAATGCGGTGAAACACGGGCAGAAGTTAGTAATCCCACAGCGTCCACTTCAAAAATGTCAGTTAATGAGAATAATCTCTCCGAGGAGCAGCAAATTATCACTTCTAATGAAATGTTGGATCAGATGGTCAAGGACATTTTGAAAGCTACTGAGCAGGACCCGGCTTTCGATGCAATTGTCGAAAATGTTGTTGGTG caTCCATACAGCCGACAAACGCCTCAGCCGGTGTACAATGTAATATCAATGCTGCAGAAACCGCGCCACAACAGCAACTAATTAGTATGCCGGCGGAGTTCGaccaccaacaacagcaacagcagcaacaatttacatttgtacaacaacatcagcaagcACAATTAACACTACCAACTTTATCGACAATATCACAACAACCAACAGATTCCAGTACAGCTCCGCGGACACCCCTAATCATACGTACGGCTATATCGGCATCGAATACTTCACTGAATAGCGGTGCTGGCGATGCGCAAATTTTGTCTACGCTCACAGCAAATAATTCCTTTGGTTCCTTGATCGATCCGAACTTTTCGATATCAAAGTTGATCGTATTAAATTCGAATGATAGTGCACAAAAGGAGGCACCGGGTGGTGAACAGATCATTGGAAATATCACCGCTGACAATTTAATCAATCATTTGACGAATGTCGGCGATGCGACTGGGGATGAGCAG CAGGTTTTCATCGATAACGCAACCGGTCAATTTGTACTTCTTGCCGACGAGGGTATATTGgcaaattttccatttcttctCAACGGTGAAGGTATAATACAACAAATTCAACCGG GCCAACAGCCACAAAACACAGTTATCGTGTCCAGTGCGCAGAAAGTAAATGCGGCCGAAGAAAACGAAATCGAAGGCAAAATAGTGCCATGCACCGCATGTAAAAAACCACAAGATGCTACGGTTCCCACCTCGCTGCAATCTCGTACAACAGCAGATAGTGAGACACCCAGTGGAAGTGGTATAGTGAatatgaaagcttttaaaagcttgTCAACACCACGCAAACGCACCTCACATGTGCGCACGTTATCATTCTCACCGAAGACAACGGCTGGAAGTCAAGCTGCGCAGAAATCAAGCTTGCGTCCTAATCCTATCGCAGAGGAGTGCGAAGAGTTGGCCAATTCGGCTCATATACCGGAGCGACCCATcataaaaaatgtggaaattctGCCAGCTCTAGGCGGGCCCATCGACGCTAGCGCAAATGAAAGCAGCAATAGCTGTAGCGTCCCGCCTTTATTCGTCACCGAAGAAAGTAGCAATCAGACTGTCATAAAAACCGAGTTATCACTACGAGAGACCGGTGTAGTGGAGAAAACGGACAAaatagacaataaaataaaatctgcTGTAAGTGGCCTGAATGCAGATACACCGAAACGCAAACAGGTCCGCAAAACCGCGGTACGCGCATGCAAACGTCAACTTTCGAAATCTTCGGATGAATCTGAAACCAAGCCAGCGCCTACAACCGAAGTGGAACAAAATGAAGAATCGGAAAAAAGCGCGTCTCTAAGCGAGCCACCGGCCGGAGAGCAACGAGTAGAAAATGTAAAAGATGACAAAATGATGGAGGAATGGTTGCGCTTGCGTAATGCTTCCAATCGTGATCTCGACTCGCGTTTGCGTCAGATTAATGCCGAGCAACACGCCGTATTGCCGAAATCGGTGCGCAGAGATAAAAATACGTCGGTGAAACGGCGTAGTTTGCGGCGAAAAAGACAGACAATCTCTAAGCGCATGCGCAAAAAGGCGCGGCAGGAGGCGCACACAAAAGCACTGCTCGCGGAGAGTGAAGCGGACGCGTCAATCGTTGAGGATGAGCCTAAGGAAGTTGTGAAACCCGATATAAGAATCGTGGAAAAGTCGAAACGCGGCAAGTGTACAATCGAGAGCCGACGCGTGAGCAAAGATCGCAACAGCAAagaattcaatataaaaattccAACACCGCAAAAGGACAAACGCGAAACGCTAACAAAAACGAAAAGCGAAAGCGTAGAGAGCGCCAGCACCGACAAAACTGCGACAAATGATGATGCAGTCGATGGTACAGCATATGCGGAGCCTGCAACGCAAACTGCAGACAACACAAGCGTGCATGTATCGGAAGAGCACAAAGAGCAGGAGCGCGATCGTCGTACAGCAAATATTGCTTGTCTGCTGGATACACCCTTTAAAGCGCCAACGTTAATGGATGCAATCCCGCCTACACCGGGAAAACCGGTACCCTCCCTAGACACGCCTGCCGCCAAGCTACGCACTGTTGATGGCGATATGCAACTTTCGACCTCATATCTATTTGGTTCGCTGACAAAAAGCGAATTAGATACCCCACAATTGAGTGCAATAACGCCCGGTTTGCGCTTTACACCATTCGGCTCCAGTCGGGATGTGACACCACGTAGTGGAACAGCACCAACGGATTATTCCTCCGGTGGTTCGTACTATAAACCGGATGAATCGGAAGATTTAGATcgcaattttgaaaaacttttaagaGATTCAGCGCAAAAGCAACGACAAGAAGAGGAGGAGCGAGCAAAACTGCTGGAACAGCATTTAAATGCAGAGGAGGTGAAAAGTGCGCTCTTTGAAGAACCAAGACAAACAGTGGTTGACGAGAGGGAACAAGCGGAAGCAGAAGCTGAGAAAATATGTGTGGAAATACCAGCTGAGAAACTGAGAGTCGAACCCATAGTACTGAAACGCGTTAAATCATTTGGCGCTGAAGGCACAGAGAGCACCGAAGCGACCTCAAATATCGACCCCCATTATACGCTCGTTTCAGATTTGCCTGAAATTTGTGCGGAAGGTGAGTCGTCCGATTCCTCCAGCACAGCTTCTACTTCTACGTCCTCATCTTCATCGAACAGTTCCACAAGTAGCTCGAGTTCTTCAACGAATTCCAGTAGCACAACGGACGAGGAGGAGTCAGCAACGCATGAAAAGGAAACGCCGACCAAAAATGCTAACCTGTCTTTATCGCTAGATAATCTCTCAACAATTAGTAGTACAGAAGATGAAGAGTGGCAGAAGTTAGCTGTCACAGAGGAAGAGAATTCACAGTTGGTAAGCAATGATGGGGAAGTACGTTACCCGGTACGTAGTTGGCTAACGCCGAGCAAAGTCGATCCGCAAGCAGCAGTCGAGACCCACGAGCAAGCGCCAGCGACTACTATTAAGGTAACAGTACCATTGAAATCGGCCGAGAAAAAGAATCGCTTGGAGGACGATTTGCAGCAAAAACGTGAACGCATGATGGAGAAGCTGAAGCAAGATGCCAATCAGCGGCGTGTTAAACAACCGATAGCTACAACAACACCATCAGTTAGCAAGAGCGCTGCGCTGATTGCGAGCCGCAAGCTTGTGGCGATGAGAGAGAAAGCCAAAATTCTACCGGCGAAAGCGACTATGTTGCCAACTAATTTAGAGGTAAGTCAAGTCAAACTCGCTGTGGAAGTACAGGAGAAGCGTACCATGGAAGTACTGACAGCGCTACAGCTTTCCGCCAAGAAACAAGCTCCACAGTTCAGCTCGGATAGTGACGCTGGCAAAGCGCGCAAACCGATCACTGTGCCACCAATGGCCTCGCTGGACGACAATGCAACCACTACGCTCTTCACACAAGCGCCAACCGCTGCTGTGTACGAGTTGACAGAGAAAACCGAGCGACTGCCGTTAAAGACGCTCATCTCGAAAGTGAAAGCAAAGCAAAGGCAGTGCGAACAAATTGAAGCGCTGCCGGCTTTGAAACGCTCACGTACCACAAGGGTGGGACGCAAGAAAATTGTACGCAAACCGCTCGGCTTCAAGGGCACCAACGCGCCCGAAACTGTTTTCGAACCCGATCAATTGGAGGAAGTGAAAACACCGCATAAAGCAATGACGAAAAGCGTGGCGGAGCAGGAAGGTAGTGGTGGAAAAGATGCTGTTGTTAGTCCTGTACCGAGGATAAGAATAAAAACACCGACAGGGTTAACTGCCGACAGACCCAGCGCATTACGTGTTTCGCCGCGTTTGCTTGGCAACAAAAAGGGTAGATTGAAGGATGGTAATGCGGACGAGAAAGAAGATGGCAAAGAAGATACATCGGAGGAAGCCGTAGTAAGCGGCAAATCCAAGAAACCACTAAATGCTGCGAAGTCCAAGGCGGCAACCACGGCTAAAAGGTTGTTAGCGACTGTTACCAAAAAGTCACCTGTACGTACTAGAATGACGAAAAGCAAAAGAACGGCGCCGACCGAAGTAttacaagcaaaaataatattggAAGAGCAAAAGCAAGACGAGGATAAGGTTAGAGACGAACAACCAAGTGAGAAGCAAAAGTCTGCAGGTGAGGAGATATTACCAGTTGAGCATGCGAAATCTGACAAGTCTGACAGTagcgaaaaagttgaaaaaaccaaatccgaaaagaaaaaatatactgAGAAAAAGGAAAAGGAGTCAAAACAGTTGGATAAACCAACGAAGGCATCCAAAAAGGACAAAGAagctgaaaaaattaaacaaacagaTAGGCCCACGTCAGCTGAAACGAAGTCCGGAAAACACCCGGTGACAGACACAACTGTTACGGCACAGAAAAGAAAGTCCAAAGATAACATAGAAACTGTAGATGATAAAGAAGACATGACGAAACAAAAAACTGAAGCGACATCCAGCAGCAAAATTATTGACGATGCGAGCATAACAAATGAAAATACCAAAACACAAGACGCTACTAAAGAAATACAGACACGAAAAGATACCAGATGTGAAGGACACGAATCAAATGTTGACCCACTTGATGAAAATATACAAGATCaagcaattgagaagaaaaaatTGACGAAAGAGAATGAAGCTGCAGAGATCGCGCCAAAACCGGAAGCCTTGCCAACATCAACCACAAATATGGAGACTGAAACTGCTGACACTGCCGAAACCTCCGAAGAAGATCCATTAGAGCATTGCGAACTAACGTCTGTTACGGATGAGGATCCGGTACGCTTTATATCAGTTACCTATGACGGTCCCGATGGTGCGCCAGCAAATCCCTTGCCACGACGAGATTTTACAAACTTCAAAATGGTCGTTGCCTTCGATGAGGAGGAGAAACACATTTGGCGCATCAGCAACGAAATGGTTTTGTTCAGTGCATCGCCCGCATCACAACAAATACGTAACATTCCGAAGAAACGTAAAGTGCGAATAAATACATGCGGCAGCAGTGATAATGATAACATCACCACTGTAGGTGTAGTACATAGTACGACAACAACATCACGGCAAGCAACCAATGCGACTGTTAAGAGCAGTGAAGAGCGCAATCAAAGGGAGAACAGTTCGAATGAAGCCAAACCAGTAGCAACGTCTACACCCATCTCTGCGCCAGCCACGAGCAGTACAGAAGAACCACGAAGGCGGACGAC CAGAATAACAAGAAATGCTGTCGCTGGTACGGAAGTGGCGAGTGGTTCTGCGTCGGCGCCACCAGCAGAAGTAGCAGCGACGAGCTCTGCTGGTCCTACAGATGTTCTCGAAATAGATGACATTGAATCGCTACTTTCGCGTTTGCATGGGAAAGAGAACTAA